The Rhodanobacter sp. LX-99 genome segment GAAGACTCGGTGTTCAGCGCCCGCATCCGCGCCTCGATCAACGACGTGACGGCGCAACTGGCCGGCGTCTGAGCGCGGCGTCTACGCGATCAGGTGCCGATACGGCGCCAGCAGTGCGGGATCGTCGAACAATCCCGCCGGCAGCAGGTAGCGCGGATCGCGGCCGGCAGCGAGCAGTTCGCGGATGCGCGTGGCGGAAATTTCCAGCGGGGTCACCGCCAGTTCGATAACCTTGCCCGCGGGCAGCCCGCGCAGGCCTGCTGTGTCGGCGATGCGCCGTCCGGCTACCTCGCGCTCCAATTCGTCCGGCAGGTCGGCGGAAATCCCCGGCCGGCTCAGCACGCCGATGTGCGCCGCCCCGAACAGTTCCCGCCAGCGATGCCAGCTGGCGAGGCCGGCAAACGCATCGGCACCGAGCAGCAGCACCAGCGGGCGCTCGCCCTGCTCCGCGCGCAGCTCGTGCAAGGTGTCGATGGTCCAGGACGGGCCGGCGCGATCCAGTTCGCGCGTATCGAGCGTGAGCCGCGACTGGCCGTGCAGCGCGGCGCGCAGGATCGCGACGCGCTGTGCCGCCGAAGCGAGTGGCGGCATGCGGTGCGGCGGCACGCTGGCCGGCAGCAGGCGCACTTCGGCGTCGAGCAGTTCGGCCGCTTCCCACGCCACGCTGAGGTGGCCCAGGTGCACCGGATCGAAGGTGCCGCCGAACAGCGCCAGCGGCTTCACGCCAGCGCCCGCGCCGCGCGCGGTTCGGCGATCGCGGCGATCAAGCGTTCGGCTTCCTGCCACGGGTTGCCCTGCTCGCGGCCCTTGACCATGCGGTCGATGCGCGAGGCGCGGGCCAGGCATTGCAGCCAGTGCTCGCGCGGGGCGCGGCGCAGGGCCTGGCGGAACAGGGTCTCGCGCGCCTGCCACAGGTGTTCGGCGCGGATCTGCGCGGCAAGGTCCGGCGCATTGGCCAGGCGCAACGCCAGCTGCAGCTGGTTCACCAGCCAGCCCATCAGCGCCAGCAGTTCGTCGCCTTCGGAGCGAAGGCCGGCGAGGATGCGCAAGGCGCGCGCGCCGTCGCCGACGAAGGCGGCGTCGGTGAGCTTGAACACGTCGTAGCG includes the following:
- the nadD gene encoding nicotinate-nucleotide adenylyltransferase, with amino-acid sequence MKPLALFGGTFDPVHLGHLSVAWEAAELLDAEVRLLPASVPPHRMPPLASAAQRVAILRAALHGQSRLTLDTRELDRAGPSWTIDTLHELRAEQGERPLVLLLGADAFAGLASWHRWRELFGAAHIGVLSRPGISADLPDELEREVAGRRIADTAGLRGLPAGKVIELAVTPLEISATRIRELLAAGRDPRYLLPAGLFDDPALLAPYRHLIA